One region of Acidimicrobiales bacterium genomic DNA includes:
- a CDS encoding aminodeoxychorismate/anthranilate synthase component II produces the protein MGARVLVIDNYDSFVYNLVQYLGELGADPQVHRHDAVTVDEVEALEPDAVLISPGPGRPEDAGVSTAVIRWAAGRVPVLGVCLGHQAIGAAWGGEVVRAPEVMHGKTSRIHHEGTGVFAGLPAPLEATRYHSLIVDRESVPDELEITATSEDGLVMGLRHRDLDVEGVQFHPESILTASGHDLLANFLTRVS, from the coding sequence GTGGGCGCCCGGGTTCTGGTCATCGACAACTACGACTCGTTCGTCTACAACCTCGTCCAGTATCTCGGCGAGCTAGGTGCCGACCCGCAGGTCCACCGCCACGATGCAGTCACCGTCGACGAGGTCGAGGCCCTGGAGCCCGACGCAGTGCTCATCAGCCCGGGACCCGGTCGTCCCGAGGACGCCGGCGTGTCCACGGCAGTCATCCGCTGGGCCGCCGGCCGAGTCCCCGTGCTGGGCGTCTGCCTCGGTCACCAGGCCATCGGTGCGGCATGGGGCGGCGAGGTGGTCCGGGCTCCGGAAGTCATGCACGGCAAGACATCCCGAATCCACCACGAGGGCACCGGCGTGTTCGCTGGACTCCCCGCCCCCCTTGAGGCCACCCGCTACCACTCCCTGATCGTGGACCGTGAGTCGGTCCCCGACGAGCTAGAGATCACAGCGACTAGCGAGGACGGCCTCGTCATGGGGCTCCGCCATCGGGATCTTGACGTCGAGGGTGTGCAGTTCCACCCCGAGTCGATCTTGACGGCTAGCGGACACGACCTGCTGGCCAACTTCCTGACCCGGGTCTCCTGA
- a CDS encoding cell division protein CrgA has translation MSSSEDTEPQDAPARPIPAKRRVQGGRVTPKGTRAGAPPSNSLSAGHEPSPTWVAALMFGLLGLGILIIFFNYVGWMPGGTSNGILLLGLGSILGGIITATQYH, from the coding sequence ATGTCGAGCAGCGAGGACACTGAACCGCAGGATGCACCAGCGCGGCCCATTCCGGCTAAGCGCAGGGTTCAGGGCGGTCGGGTCACCCCCAAGGGGACCCGGGCTGGTGCTCCCCCCAGCAACTCGCTGTCGGCGGGCCACGAGCCATCTCCTACCTGGGTGGCAGCGCTGATGTTCGGCCTACTGGGCCTGGGCATCCTCATCATCTTCTTCAACTACGTGGGATGGATGCCGGGTGGGACAAGCAACGGGATCCTGCTTCTGGGCCTGGGTTCCATCCTGGGCGGGATCATCACCGCCACCCAGTACCACTAG
- a CDS encoding DoxX family protein has translation MEPTTATDLALLVLRVVVGLTLAGHGWNKFTGGGKIPGTGRWFDSIGMRPGRLNAYLAASTEVGAGLLLAVGLLTSLAAAGVIGVMTVAGWTSHRTNGFFIIKEGWEYVFVLASVSLAVATLGPGSWSVDDALGIAGDMDGMTGFWIALVIGVGGGIAQMLTFYRPSSVSSGG, from the coding sequence ATGGAGCCGACCACCGCCACCGACCTGGCCCTCCTGGTTCTCCGAGTCGTCGTCGGCCTGACCCTGGCCGGCCACGGATGGAACAAGTTCACTGGGGGCGGGAAGATCCCGGGTACCGGGCGGTGGTTTGACAGCATCGGCATGCGTCCGGGGCGGCTCAACGCCTATTTGGCCGCTTCCACCGAGGTGGGTGCCGGCCTGCTGCTGGCTGTGGGGCTGCTGACTTCACTGGCCGCGGCGGGGGTGATTGGCGTGATGACAGTGGCCGGCTGGACATCGCATCGGACCAACGGCTTTTTCATCATCAAGGAAGGTTGGGAGTACGTGTTCGTGCTGGCCTCCGTATCCCTGGCGGTGGCCACCCTGGGCCCCGGATCCTGGTCGGTGGACGACGCCCTGGGTATCGCCGGCGACATGGATGGCATGACCGGCTTCTGGATTGCCCTGGTGATTGGCGTGGGGGGCGGCATCGCCCAGATGCTGACCTTCTACCGGCCGTCCAGCGTGTCATCGGGGGGCTGA
- a CDS encoding MmgE/PrpD family protein: MSAISVIAEWASGVSKDHEGGAYDRARDGCIDTVACLVAGAHDPASVAARDAIVGWGTGAATVVGDSERRPAPWAALANGTAVDALDFDDYDVPAASHPSAVILPALLALGEERGASGRSLLDAYIVGVEVQLRLGEALNMSHFHKGFHSTATIGTLAASVACARLLGFDAATTGHALSIATSLAAGSKSQLGTTTIHLHTGLAAHNGVLAAALAGVGATGSVDALDGDWGTLRLLADGDAPGFDIPLSKLGDPLAIVEFGLCVKPYPCCSYTTSAIDGVLSLRAEHGLTPNEVAEVIARIPARNIELLKFPKPEDELEARFSMEFCLAVALHRGAVLVADFTPTAIAEEEVRALLPRIRMEALSETAEHENVTILLRDGRTLERTVEHPRGSAALPFSEDELLAKFDSCMDGVLGADDATALKQALVDIESLDDIRDLTQYLSLAN; encoded by the coding sequence GTGAGTGCAATTTCTGTGATTGCCGAATGGGCATCGGGAGTCTCCAAAGACCATGAGGGCGGGGCCTACGACCGCGCTAGGGACGGGTGCATCGACACCGTCGCTTGCCTGGTGGCCGGCGCCCACGACCCCGCGAGCGTCGCAGCACGCGACGCCATTGTGGGATGGGGCACCGGGGCGGCCACCGTCGTTGGGGACTCAGAGCGCCGACCGGCCCCGTGGGCGGCATTGGCCAACGGCACAGCTGTCGACGCCCTTGACTTCGACGACTACGACGTTCCAGCCGCCAGCCACCCGAGTGCGGTCATACTCCCCGCCCTGCTCGCGCTCGGCGAGGAGCGTGGAGCCTCGGGTCGGTCTCTACTTGACGCCTACATCGTGGGGGTTGAGGTGCAGCTACGCCTGGGTGAGGCCCTCAACATGTCGCACTTCCATAAGGGTTTCCACTCAACGGCCACAATCGGAACACTGGCAGCTTCGGTTGCCTGCGCACGCCTCCTCGGCTTCGACGCCGCTACCACCGGTCACGCTCTTTCCATTGCTACGAGTTTGGCGGCTGGATCAAAATCCCAACTCGGCACGACGACCATCCACCTGCACACCGGGCTGGCGGCCCACAACGGTGTCTTGGCCGCCGCGTTAGCTGGCGTAGGCGCCACCGGGTCGGTCGACGCTCTTGACGGTGACTGGGGGACTCTCCGACTTCTAGCCGATGGGGACGCTCCCGGCTTCGACATTCCCCTCTCAAAGCTTGGGGACCCACTCGCCATTGTCGAGTTCGGACTCTGCGTCAAGCCATATCCGTGCTGCAGCTACACGACCTCTGCAATCGACGGCGTGTTGTCACTGCGGGCTGAGCACGGCCTTACTCCCAATGAGGTGGCCGAGGTTATTGCCCGCATCCCTGCAAGGAACATCGAGTTGTTGAAGTTCCCGAAGCCGGAAGACGAACTCGAGGCGCGCTTCAGCATGGAGTTCTGCCTAGCGGTGGCCTTGCACCGCGGAGCCGTCCTCGTGGCCGACTTCACGCCTACGGCCATCGCCGAGGAAGAGGTTCGGGCGCTGTTGCCAAGAATCCGGATGGAGGCGCTGTCCGAAACTGCAGAACATGAGAACGTGACGATCCTGCTCCGTGACGGTCGCACGCTGGAACGCACAGTTGAACATCCTCGGGGGTCAGCGGCGCTTCCGTTCAGCGAAGACGAACTGCTCGCCAAGTTCGATTCGTGCATGGACGGGGTACTCGGAGCCGATGATGCCACAGCCCTCAAGCAGGCCCTTGTCGACATCGAATCCCTCGACGACATCCGAGACCTCACCCAGTACTTGAGTCTCGCCAACTGA
- a CDS encoding dipeptidase — protein MTSARERSDKVYDQAVVWDAHAGVYPDPRTDLAGLENWRQTGVSFVSLNVAYDIPSWEQTFPVLAAYRRFIGSHPDRYLIADTAEDVRQAKAEGRLAVAFDLEGMCALNGDLGMVALFHELGVRQALFAYNLNNEAGGGCHDEDTGLTEFGRAVVREMNRVGMIVDCSHSAYRTTMEAMEISTSPVVFSHSNAKRVWDHDRNITDDQALACAATGGVIGVCGLGIFLGDNDSSTDRLVEHACHYLDLVGPEHVGIGLDHIHESIDLAGELSARPDYWPPGQQYDTPGITGAHPEQIHEICDHLLARGLSDAEVAGILGGNFLRVAEQVWG, from the coding sequence ATGACTTCGGCCCGGGAACGCTCGGACAAGGTCTATGACCAAGCGGTCGTGTGGGACGCCCACGCGGGTGTGTATCCGGACCCGCGTACCGACCTTGCCGGTCTGGAGAACTGGCGCCAAACGGGCGTCAGCTTCGTCTCGCTGAACGTCGCCTACGACATCCCGTCGTGGGAGCAGACGTTTCCTGTGCTCGCCGCCTACCGACGGTTCATCGGGTCACACCCCGACCGCTACCTCATCGCCGACACTGCCGAAGACGTGCGCCAAGCGAAGGCCGAGGGGCGGCTGGCGGTGGCTTTCGATCTCGAGGGCATGTGTGCTTTGAACGGAGATCTCGGAATGGTCGCCCTGTTTCACGAACTGGGAGTGCGTCAAGCACTGTTCGCCTACAACCTCAACAACGAGGCAGGCGGTGGCTGTCACGACGAGGACACCGGTCTTACCGAGTTCGGTCGAGCGGTCGTCCGCGAGATGAACCGCGTTGGGATGATCGTGGACTGTTCGCATTCCGCCTATCGGACCACCATGGAAGCCATGGAGATCTCCACCAGCCCCGTGGTTTTCTCACACTCAAATGCGAAAAGGGTGTGGGACCACGACCGCAATATCACCGACGACCAGGCCCTGGCGTGCGCAGCCACCGGTGGTGTGATCGGAGTCTGTGGCCTCGGCATCTTCCTCGGTGACAACGACAGCTCGACTGACCGTCTGGTCGAACACGCATGCCATTACCTCGACCTCGTTGGGCCGGAACATGTCGGCATCGGCCTTGACCACATTCACGAGTCGATTGATCTGGCCGGCGAGTTGAGCGCCAGGCCCGACTACTGGCCTCCAGGCCAGCAGTACGACACTCCAGGTATCACCGGTGCACATCCGGAGCAGATCCACGAAATCTGTGACCACTTGCTCGCCCGGGGGCTCTCCGATGCTGAGGTCGCCGGAATCCTCGGCGGCAACTTTCTGCGGGTCGCCGAACAGGTCTGGGGTTGA
- a CDS encoding MmcQ/YjbR family DNA-binding protein, whose protein sequence is MGSIPISSTMDHPPRGPSVDDLVDRFREICLALPDVEERLNHGMPTFGVAKRPAFCNLHESPVDGRPNLWFKAAPGVQAELVEQEPERFFVPPYVGPRGWVGLRLDVDLDWDEVAGVVEECWRLTAPRRLVAEHDEIATGPQVSE, encoded by the coding sequence GTGGGTTCGATTCCCATCAGCTCCACCATGGACCATCCACCCCGTGGACCATCGGTCGACGACCTGGTCGATCGGTTTCGTGAGATCTGCCTCGCCCTCCCGGACGTGGAGGAGCGCCTCAACCACGGGATGCCGACGTTCGGCGTGGCCAAGCGCCCAGCCTTCTGCAACCTCCACGAGAGTCCAGTCGACGGGCGACCCAACCTCTGGTTCAAGGCGGCCCCCGGGGTACAGGCCGAGCTGGTGGAACAGGAGCCGGAGCGGTTCTTCGTCCCCCCCTACGTCGGCCCGCGGGGCTGGGTGGGTCTCCGCCTGGACGTGGACCTCGACTGGGACGAGGTGGCCGGCGTGGTGGAGGAGTGCTGGCGGCTCACCGCCCCTCGACGCCTCGTCGCCGAGCACGACGAGATAGCCACTGGACCTCAGGTATCTGAATAG
- a CDS encoding DNA adenine methylase, producing MAYRVDPVIKYLGSKRRLVPVLGEMFTASGAETALDLFTGTTRVAQEFKSRGGLVTAVDSARYSEAFARCYVESDADLVDAAEVAGALEHLSHLPGEPGYVTEVFCEQSRFFQPFNGARIDAIRSALDADFAGSPLFPILLTSLLEAADRVDSTTGQQMAYLKSWAPRSFNPLDLRPPVLLAGAGTALRGDAVDLVGALGPFDLAYLDPPYNQHRYVANYHVWETLVAWDAPEHYGVACKRVDVRDSSTRSPFNRKREMPAALAEVVAAVDAEVVVVSYNDEAWIGRDDLVDLCRIRGEVCLLAFDSKRYVGAQIGIHSPSGKRVGEISHLRNQEYLVVAGERSLVRNMAERFAGNRLDVG from the coding sequence GTGGCATACCGGGTTGACCCCGTGATCAAGTACCTGGGATCCAAGCGACGGTTGGTGCCGGTACTCGGTGAGATGTTCACCGCCTCAGGGGCCGAGACGGCCCTCGACCTGTTCACCGGGACCACCCGGGTAGCCCAGGAGTTCAAGAGCCGGGGCGGCCTGGTCACCGCCGTGGACTCGGCCCGCTACTCGGAGGCCTTCGCCCGGTGCTACGTGGAGTCCGACGCCGACCTGGTCGACGCCGCGGAGGTGGCTGGGGCGTTGGAGCACCTGTCTCACCTCCCAGGCGAACCCGGCTACGTCACCGAGGTGTTCTGCGAACAGTCCCGCTTCTTTCAGCCGTTCAACGGGGCACGAATCGACGCCATCCGTAGCGCCCTGGATGCCGACTTCGCCGGGTCCCCCCTGTTCCCGATTCTGCTAACCAGTCTGCTGGAAGCGGCCGACCGGGTGGATTCCACCACCGGCCAGCAGATGGCCTACCTCAAGTCGTGGGCACCCCGGTCGTTCAACCCGCTGGACTTGCGGCCTCCCGTCCTGCTGGCCGGCGCGGGAACCGCGTTGAGGGGCGACGCCGTGGATCTGGTCGGGGCGCTCGGCCCGTTCGATCTCGCCTACCTAGACCCCCCATACAACCAGCACCGGTACGTAGCCAACTACCACGTGTGGGAGACCCTGGTGGCGTGGGACGCCCCTGAGCACTACGGAGTGGCCTGCAAGCGAGTTGACGTACGCGACAGCTCCACGAGGAGCCCGTTCAACCGGAAGCGGGAGATGCCAGCCGCTCTGGCCGAAGTCGTGGCCGCCGTGGATGCCGAGGTGGTGGTGGTCTCCTACAACGACGAAGCGTGGATTGGTCGGGACGACCTGGTTGACCTGTGCCGGATCCGGGGCGAGGTCTGCCTGCTGGCCTTCGACTCGAAACGGTACGTCGGAGCCCAGATAGGCATCCACTCGCCGTCCGGCAAACGGGTCGGCGAGATCTCCCACCTCAGGAACCAGGAGTACCTGGTGGTGGCCGGAGAGCGCTCCCTGGTCCGGAACATGGCAGAACGGTTCGCCGGCAACCGGTTGGACGTCGGCTAA
- the xseB gene encoding exodeoxyribonuclease VII small subunit: MTDDQPTDIGGYAAALDELQEILAALESDTTDVDQLAVRVERADALIRHCRSRLDDARLRVDQVVGSLDED; encoded by the coding sequence GTGACTGACGACCAGCCAACGGATATCGGCGGCTACGCCGCAGCTCTCGATGAGTTGCAAGAGATCCTGGCTGCCCTGGAGTCCGACACCACCGACGTCGACCAGCTGGCCGTCAGGGTTGAGCGTGCCGACGCCCTGATCCGCCACTGCCGGTCCCGGCTGGACGACGCCCGCCTCCGGGTCGACCAGGTGGTCGGCTCCCTCGACGAAGACTGA
- the xseA gene encoding exodeoxyribonuclease VII large subunit — VGSAAHADFIQELACSGWSFTVLEYDTRVQGDGAAADLSEALHMLATHRPDVIALVRGGGSATNLAAFDAEVLARTIAALDVPVVTGIGHEVDRSVADEVAHTALKTPTACAMAIVEQVRAFADAVAGLQVAIAERVTGAVDRAGLLVDDLARRTAVAATAVLNRRADQLVDLGGRLRRGPPGILDRQAERLGGMAGRLRALDPARIVARGWSITRRADGSLVRSVADVSPGDPLVTRVTGGTVTSTVDATSADDPGEAR; from the coding sequence CGTGGGCTCAGCAGCCCACGCCGACTTCATCCAGGAGTTGGCTTGCAGCGGATGGTCGTTCACTGTCTTGGAATACGACACCCGGGTCCAGGGTGACGGCGCAGCCGCCGACCTTTCCGAAGCCCTTCACATGTTGGCTACCCACCGACCCGACGTCATCGCCTTGGTCCGAGGTGGGGGATCGGCCACCAACCTGGCGGCCTTTGACGCCGAGGTCCTGGCCCGCACCATCGCCGCGTTGGACGTGCCGGTGGTGACCGGCATCGGCCATGAGGTGGACCGCTCGGTAGCCGACGAGGTGGCCCATACCGCCCTCAAGACCCCGACGGCCTGTGCAATGGCCATCGTCGAACAGGTCCGGGCCTTCGCCGACGCTGTGGCCGGCCTACAGGTCGCCATCGCCGAACGGGTGACCGGCGCCGTTGACCGGGCCGGCCTGTTGGTCGACGACCTGGCCCGCCGAACGGCGGTGGCGGCCACCGCCGTGTTGAACCGCCGAGCCGACCAGCTGGTCGATCTCGGGGGGCGCCTGCGGCGGGGGCCACCGGGAATCCTCGACCGCCAGGCGGAACGGCTGGGCGGCATGGCGGGTCGCCTCCGGGCCTTGGACCCGGCTCGGATCGTGGCTCGCGGCTGGTCGATTACCCGACGGGCCGACGGCAGCCTGGTCCGGTCGGTGGCCGACGTCTCGCCCGGCGACCCGCTGGTCACCCGGGTTACCGGAGGTACGGTCACCAGCACGGTCGACGCCACGTCGGCCGACGACCCTGGGGAGGCACGGTGA
- a CDS encoding exodeoxyribonuclease VII large subunit has product MDPSSSRLVDPPAGDLPILTVGALGALMKDGLNELFPEDLWVEGQVSNYHEARSGHAYFDLVEPSEIPGEAVSAKLSVALFKNSRAAVDRTLAEAGGLSLVDDLQLRIRARLDFYPPNGRLQLIMNGVDPTFTLGRLAAERDRILRQLAKEGLLTANRANPIP; this is encoded by the coding sequence GTGGACCCCTCATCGTCTCGCCTGGTCGACCCCCCGGCTGGAGACCTGCCCATCCTGACCGTAGGCGCCCTTGGTGCCCTGATGAAGGACGGGCTGAACGAACTGTTCCCCGAGGACCTCTGGGTGGAAGGACAGGTCTCCAACTACCACGAGGCTCGGTCGGGCCACGCCTACTTCGACCTCGTCGAGCCGTCAGAGATACCCGGGGAGGCCGTATCGGCAAAGCTCAGCGTGGCACTGTTCAAGAATTCCCGGGCCGCAGTTGACCGGACCCTGGCCGAGGCCGGCGGCCTTTCCCTGGTCGACGACCTCCAACTCCGGATCCGGGCCCGGCTGGACTTCTACCCACCCAACGGCCGCCTCCAGCTGATCATGAACGGGGTCGACCCGACGTTCACTTTGGGACGTCTGGCCGCCGAGCGGGATCGGATCCTTCGCCAACTGGCCAAAGAGGGCCTCCTCACTGCTAACCGGGCGAACCCCATTCCC
- a CDS encoding AMP-binding protein, with product MVLTDGEPVVVEESPRAVTIANQIRTMSLLRPQKVAMREKDFGIWQEYTWEKTWDLVHTAAHGLLALGVDVGDRVSIQSENRPEWLILDFATVAVRGITVGFYPTNPTAEVEYLLTDCGSVLHLAEDQEQVDRVLEIDSSKIAGVRKILYCEPRGVRQYDDERLLSWDDFLAIGREHRLAHEHAVEDLMDQAHVDDVMTLVYTSGTTGPPKGAMLTHANVAYCMSYFDDAGLRGGRAPGNDDVQVCYLPLCHVAERIFSTFHAAHIGLTLNFAESIDTVQENLREVQPTLFFAVPRIWEKLHAGVTIKGADASAFKRLWLRFGLFLAGVIGRAKVDNGGLHTFWSRLLAAIGYPLVFRALKERLGLRRCWYAGSGAAPIAPEILEFFMGIGVPVYELYGMTENSAIATANFPGHLKLGTVGEPVGKNRPEFGFRIDEETGEIQVKHPGVFAGYWNKPEQTAETFTDDGWLMTGDVGEWVDGTHVRLVDRIKHIIITSGGKNISPSEIENSLKTSPYVKEAMVIGDRRKFLSALIGIELDTVGDWALRKNIPYTTYRDLSEKPEVLELIQGVVKETNEKFARVEEIKRFRMIPKELDHEDGELTATQKIKRSSMEEAFNELIEEIYA from the coding sequence ATGGTGCTGACCGATGGTGAACCCGTGGTCGTCGAAGAGTCACCAAGAGCTGTCACGATCGCCAACCAGATCCGGACAATGTCCCTGCTCCGCCCACAAAAGGTGGCGATGCGGGAGAAGGACTTTGGCATCTGGCAGGAGTACACGTGGGAGAAGACCTGGGATCTCGTCCACACGGCGGCCCATGGCCTGCTGGCCCTCGGTGTCGATGTCGGCGACCGGGTCTCGATCCAGTCAGAGAACCGGCCCGAGTGGCTGATCCTGGACTTCGCCACGGTGGCTGTGCGCGGCATCACCGTCGGCTTCTACCCCACCAATCCCACGGCTGAGGTCGAGTACCTGTTGACCGACTGCGGGTCGGTACTCCACCTGGCTGAGGACCAGGAACAGGTCGACCGGGTGCTCGAGATCGATAGTTCGAAGATCGCCGGTGTCCGAAAGATCCTCTACTGCGAACCCCGCGGTGTGCGGCAATACGACGACGAGCGGCTCCTGTCCTGGGACGACTTCCTGGCCATCGGACGGGAGCATCGGTTGGCCCATGAGCATGCCGTCGAGGACCTCATGGACCAGGCACATGTCGATGACGTGATGACGCTCGTCTACACGTCGGGAACGACAGGCCCGCCGAAGGGAGCGATGCTCACCCACGCCAACGTGGCCTACTGCATGTCGTACTTCGACGACGCTGGCCTTCGGGGCGGACGTGCGCCGGGTAACGACGACGTCCAGGTCTGCTACCTACCGCTGTGCCACGTGGCCGAGCGCATCTTCTCCACGTTCCACGCAGCCCACATCGGCCTGACCCTCAACTTCGCTGAGTCCATCGACACCGTCCAGGAAAACCTCCGAGAGGTCCAGCCCACCCTGTTCTTCGCCGTGCCCCGGATCTGGGAGAAACTCCACGCAGGGGTCACGATCAAGGGCGCAGACGCCAGCGCGTTCAAGCGCCTGTGGCTGAGGTTCGGGCTCTTCCTCGCCGGGGTGATCGGTCGGGCCAAGGTGGACAACGGCGGCCTGCACACCTTCTGGAGCCGGTTGTTGGCCGCTATCGGCTACCCGCTGGTGTTCCGGGCCCTGAAGGAAAGGCTCGGTCTACGACGCTGCTGGTACGCAGGATCCGGTGCGGCCCCCATCGCCCCGGAGATCCTGGAGTTCTTCATGGGGATCGGCGTGCCGGTCTACGAACTTTACGGAATGACTGAGAACTCGGCCATCGCCACAGCGAACTTCCCGGGACACCTGAAGTTGGGAACGGTCGGAGAGCCCGTTGGCAAGAACCGACCGGAGTTCGGCTTTCGTATCGACGAGGAAACAGGCGAGATCCAGGTCAAGCACCCGGGAGTGTTCGCCGGCTACTGGAACAAGCCCGAGCAGACGGCAGAGACCTTTACCGATGACGGCTGGCTCATGACTGGCGACGTTGGCGAGTGGGTGGACGGCACCCATGTTCGGCTCGTGGACCGGATCAAGCACATCATCATCACCTCGGGAGGCAAGAACATCTCGCCCTCGGAGATCGAAAACAGCCTCAAGACGTCGCCCTACGTCAAGGAGGCCATGGTCATTGGGGACCGACGCAAGTTCCTGTCAGCGCTTATCGGCATCGAACTGGACACCGTCGGCGATTGGGCCCTGCGGAAAAACATCCCCTACACCACGTATCGCGACCTATCCGAAAAGCCCGAGGTCCTAGAGCTCATCCAGGGTGTCGTCAAGGAAACCAACGAGAAGTTCGCCCGGGTCGAGGAGATCAAGCGGTTCCGGATGATTCCCAAGGAACTGGACCACGAGGACGGAGAGCTCACAGCCACCCAGAAGATCAAGAGGTCTTCTATGGAGGAAGCGTTCAACGAGCTCATCGAAGAGATTTACGCGTGA
- a CDS encoding branched-chain amino acid ABC transporter permease has translation MSGLPLVLAANALDTFVQTLFKALALGSLYALLALGFVLIYKATQTVNFAQGALALAGTWFLSIIFMDWEVPGRWIGGPGWVHWFIALLLAATATAVLGLVIERLTIRPMIGEPIFSMAVITLGLEVVIRVVAFDAVNTTPRVLGIPWGTETFKIGGAMVAWSYIAAIGMAGVAFLGTWRFFKTRTGVAMRATAFDQEAALAQGINVGRIFAIAWAVGAALAAISGIFASMPPWGPAGLASRDGAFFAFRALPAVILGGLDSVVGALVGGLIIGFAEVFAGQYLASYTGVIGTGYQQVVPYVVMLVGLLVRPYGMFGTAEVRRV, from the coding sequence GTGAGCGGCCTCCCGCTGGTGCTGGCTGCCAACGCTTTGGACACCTTTGTCCAGACGCTCTTCAAGGCTCTCGCGCTTGGGTCGCTCTACGCGCTTCTGGCGCTCGGCTTCGTCCTCATCTACAAGGCCACCCAGACGGTCAACTTCGCTCAGGGTGCGCTAGCACTTGCTGGAACCTGGTTCCTGTCGATCATCTTCATGGACTGGGAAGTTCCCGGTCGCTGGATTGGCGGACCAGGCTGGGTCCACTGGTTCATCGCACTTTTGTTGGCTGCAACTGCCACGGCGGTACTTGGCCTGGTCATCGAGCGTCTGACTATTCGCCCGATGATTGGCGAACCCATCTTCTCGATGGCCGTCATCACCCTCGGGTTGGAAGTCGTGATTCGAGTTGTCGCCTTCGACGCTGTCAACACCACCCCGCGGGTACTTGGTATCCCATGGGGGACGGAGACGTTCAAAATCGGCGGCGCCATGGTCGCCTGGTCCTATATCGCAGCCATTGGAATGGCCGGTGTCGCCTTTCTCGGTACCTGGCGGTTCTTCAAGACCCGGACCGGTGTGGCCATGAGGGCCACCGCCTTCGATCAGGAAGCTGCGCTTGCCCAGGGCATCAACGTTGGTCGGATCTTCGCCATCGCCTGGGCGGTTGGAGCCGCCTTGGCTGCCATCTCTGGGATCTTCGCCTCGATGCCTCCCTGGGGCCCGGCTGGCTTGGCCAGTCGGGACGGTGCCTTCTTTGCTTTTCGTGCACTGCCAGCGGTGATTCTCGGCGGCCTTGACTCAGTTGTCGGGGCACTGGTCGGTGGCCTAATCATCGGATTTGCCGAAGTCTTTGCTGGCCAGTACCTCGCGAGTTATACGGGTGTCATCGGCACGGGCTACCAACAGGTGGTGCCCTACGTGGTCATGCTCGTTGGTCTTTTGGTGAGGCCCTACGGCATGTTCGGAACAGCAGAGGTTCGCCGGGTATGA